GATCCACAGGTAGAGGCACCGCCGGCGCAGGGCGTCGGACAGCTCGCGGACGCGGTTCGAGGTCAGGATGACGTACGGCGGATGGGTCGCCTTGACGGTGCCGATCTCGGGGATCGTCACCTGGAACTCGGACAGGACCTCCAGGAGAAAGGCTTCGAACTCCTCGTCCGCGCGGTCCACCTCGTCGATGAGCAGCACCGGGGGCTTGCCGTCCTGGCTGATCGCCTGCAAGAGCGGACGACGGATCAGGAACGGCTCGGAGAAGATCGTGGCCTCCTTCTGCGAGAGCGTGTGGGTGGTGCTCTCCTCGAGCTTGATGTGCAGCAGCTGCTTGGGATAGTTCCACTCGTAGAGCGCTTGCGCGGCGTCGAGCCCCTCGTAGCATTGCAGGCGGATCAGGTTGGTGTGGAGCATCCGCGCCATCACCTTGGCGACCTCGGTCTTGCCCACGCCCGCGTGCCCCTCGATGAGGAGCGGCTTCTTGAGCGTCATGGCCAGGTGCACGGACGTCGCGATGGCGGGGTCGGTGACGTAGTCCGCCGCTTCCATCATCTGCTCGATCTTCTCGATCTCGGCTCTCATGGCCCTCTCAGTCTACACGCGTGATTGAGGCCTCGCCGCTACCCGGCCGGCGGCCCGGCGCGACGCGTCGCCCGGATCTTCTCATAGTCCCCCGGGGTATCGACGTCCGGAGGCATGGCGAGGTCGAAGTCCACCCACTCGATCCGCGTCGGGTCCCGCTGGATGATCGGCCGGGCGCCCTGGTCGCCCCCGAGACGCAGCAGCTCGGGGAAGATTCCGCGCTTGAACAGCACCGGGTTGCCCTGTCCGTCGCGATACCGCGGTGCCACGATCGGCTTGTCGCTGGTGCGTCGCGCGGCCAGCAAGGCCGGGACGATCGACGGCGGCAGCATCGGCTGGTCGCCCAGCGCGATCAGGGCCCAGTCGGCGGACGCGGGCAGCGCGCCGATGCCGACCCGGACCGAGCCGGCCTGGCCCTCCTCCGGCGCCGGGTTCACCACGATCTGCACCTCGAGGCCGCCGAGGGCCGACTCGATGGCCTCCACCGCGGGCCCCGACACCACCCAGACCGAATCGACGCCGCCGCTCAGCACCGCCTCGACCGCGTGGCGGACGATCGCCCGGCCGTCCAGCAGCATGAGCAGCTTGGCCTGCCCCATGCGGCGCGAGAGGCCGGCGGCGAGGATGACCGCCGCGATCACCGTGTGCCCTCAAAGCCGAGCCCCGCGGAGCACATCCCGCGGGGCTCGGGGATCAGCCGATGTCTCACCCGGTGAGTCTACTTCACGGCCGCCGCGGCCGCCTCCATCGCGCGCTTGGCGAACACGCGCAGCAGATGGCTCTTGTACTCGACCGAGCCCTGCAGGTCGGCCTGGACGTCCACGCCCTCGGCCGCCTTCTCGGCGGCGGCCTGGATCGACGCGGCGTCGGTGCCCTTGCCGGTGATCGCCGCCTCCACGCCCTTGGCGCGGACCGCTTTCGTGCCGGCGCCGGTGACGCCCACGCTGGCCTTGCCGATCTTGCCGCCGTCGACGCTCAGCACCGCGGCCACCCCCACCACCGCGAAGCGCGACGCCGGGTGCGGGAACTTCATGTAGGCGGCGCCGGTCTTGGGCGCCATCGCGGGCACCCGCACCTCGGTCAGGATCTCGTCGGCGGCCAGCGCGGTGGTGAGCAGGCCCTTGAAGAAATCGTCGGCCTTGATCGTCCGCTTGCCCTTCGGTCCCTCCGCCACCATCTCGGCCCCGAGCGCGATGATCGCGGCCGGGTAGTCCGCGGCCGGGTCCGCGTGCGCGAGGCTGCCGCCGATCGTGCCCATGTTGCGCACCATCGGGTCGCCGATCTGCGCGGCCACCGCGGCGAGCACCGGGCACCTCGACTTCACCACCGGCGAGGACTCGACCTGGTAGTGCGTGGTCATCGCGCCGATGACCAGCGCGCCGCCTTCCTCCTTGATGCCGGACAGCCCGGGAATCTTGCGCAGGTCGACCAGGTGCTTGGGCTGGGCCAGGCGCAGCTTCATGGCCGGTAGCAGGCTGTGGCCGCCCGCGAGGAGCTTGGCGTCGTCCTTGTGACGCCCGAGCAGGTCCAGCGCCTCTTTCACCGTCCCCGGCGTGTAGTACTCGAACTGAGCTGGGTACATGTCGGCGTCTCCCTCACTTCCTGGATTTGGCGGCCTGCGCGGTCTTCCAGACCCGCTCGGGCGTCAGGGGCATGGCGTCGATGTGATCCACGCCGAGGGCGGACAGCGCGTCCACCACCGCGTTGACCACCGCCGGCGTGGAGGCGATGGTCCCGGTCTCGCCCGCGCCCTTCACGCCGAGCGGGTTGACCGGAGTCGGGGTCTCGGTGCGGTCGGTCTCGTAGAAGGGCAGCATGTCGGCCTTGGGCAGCGCGTAGTCCATCATGCTGCCGCTGACCAGCTGGCCGGAGTCGGCGTCGTACACCGCCTCCTCCCAGAGCGCCTGGGCCACGCCCTGGGCGATCCCGCCGTGCACCATGCCGTCGACGATCATCGGGTTGATGACGTTGCCGACGTCGTCGACGGCCAGGTAGCGGAGGATCTTCACGTGGCCGGTGTCGGGATCCACCTCCACCACGCAGGCGTGCGCCCCGAACGGGAAGCAGAAGTTGGCCGGATCGTAGAAGCTCGTCTCCTCGAGCCCGGGCTCCACCCCCTCCGGATAGTTGTGCGGCACGTACGCGGTCAGCGCGACCTGCCCGAAGGGGATCGCCTTCTGGGGCGCCCCCTTCACCACGAACTGCCCGCCCACGTAGTCCATGTCCTTCGGATTGGCCTCGAGCAGGTGCGCGGCGATCTTCTTGCCCTTCTCCTTGATCTTGTTCAGCGACATCACGATCGCGGTGCCGCCCACCGAGGCCGAGCGGCTGCCGTAGGTGCCCATGCCGAACGGCACCCGGCCGGTGTCGCCGTGCACGATCTCCACGTCGTCCATCGGGATGCCGAGTTGATCGGCCACGATCTGGGCCATCGTCGTCTCGTGCCCCTGCCCGTGCGAGTGCGAGCCGGTGAACACGCTCACCTTGCCGGTCGGATGCACCTGCACCTTGCCGGACTCCCAAAGCCCGGCCTGGGCGCCGAGCGATCCCACCACCTTGGACGGGGCGATGCTGCAGGCCTCGATGTACGTCGAGAAGCCGATGCCCAGCAGCCGGCCCTTGCCCCGCGCGTCCGCCTGCTCGGCGCGGAACTTCTTGTAGTCGAGCATCCCCAGCAGCTTGTCGAAGGCGGCGCCGTAGTTGCCGCTGTCGTACTGCAGCGCGACCTTCGTCTGGTAGCCGTTGTCGAACTTCGGGATGAAGTTCTTCCGGCGGATCTCGGCCGGGTCCATCTTGAGCGCGGCCGCGGCCGCGTCCACCATGCGCTCGAGCAGGTAGCACGCCTCGGGGCGGCCGGCCCCGCGGTAGGCGTCCACCGGGGTGGTGTTGGTGAAGACGCCGGTCACCTCCGCGTGGATGGCCGGCCACTCGTACACACCGTTGAGGAGCGTGGCGTAGAGATAGGTCGGCACCGCGGGGGCGAATGTCGACAGGTAGGAGCCCAGGTTCGCGGTGGTCTTCACGCGCAGCCCCAGGAACTTCCCGTCCTTGGCCAGTGCGACCTCGGCGTCCGTCACGTGGTCGCGTCCATGCGCGTCGGTCTGGAAGGCCTCGCGCCGCGACGACGTCCAGCGAATCGGCCGCTTGACCTGCTTGGTGGCCCAGGTGCAGACCGTCTCCTCGTTGTAGAGGAAGATCTTGGAGCCGAAGCCGCCGCCGACATCCGGCGCGATCACCCGCACCTTGTGCTCCGGAATGCCCAGCACGAAGGCGGTCATCAGCAACCGGTGCACGTGGGGGTTCTGCGAGGTCACCCACAGCGTCCAGTCACCGGTGGCCTCGTCGTAGCGGGCCACGCAGGCCCGCGGCTCCATGGGATTGGCCACCAGGCGCTGATTGACGATGCGCTTCTTCACGGTGACCGCGGCGGATTTGAACGCGGCGTCGGTGGCCGCGGCGTCGCCGATCTGCCAGGTGAACGCCACGTTGCCGGGCGCCACCTCGTGGATCTGGGGCGACCCCTTGGCCGCCGCCTTCTCGGTGCTGGTGACCGAGGGCAGCACCTCCCAGTCCACCTCGACCGCCTCCGCCCCGTCGCTCGCCGCGGACTGGCTCTCCGCGATGACGATCGCCACCGGGTCGCCCACGTACCGGGCCGCGTCGATGGCCAGCGGCATGTGGGGCGGGATCTTCAGCTCGGGCAGCAGCCACCCGCACGGCAGCGAGTTCACCCCGGCCAGGTCCTTGCCGGTGAAGATCGCGACCACGCCGGGCATCTTCGCGGCCTTCGTGGTGTCGATCTTGCGGATCTTCGCGTTGGCGTGCGGGCTGCGCACGAACACCGCGTGGGTCATGCCGGCCAGCTTCAGGTCGTCGGTGTAGTTCCCCTTGCCGGTGATGAAGCGGGGATCCTCACGCCGCTTGATGCTCGCGCCGAGGAGCCGGGCCGTCGCCATGGTCGCGCCTCACTTCCCCGCCATCTGCTCGGCGGCGTACTGGATGGCCTTGACGATGTTGTGGTACCCCGTGCAGCGGCACAGGTTGCCTTCCAGGTCGTGGCGGATCTGCGCCTCGGTGGGTCGCGGGTTGCGCTGCAGCATCTGGTGCGCCGACATGATCATGCCCGGCGTGCAGAAGCCGCACTGCAACCCGTGCTTCTCCCAGAACCCGTTCTGGATCGGATGCAGCTTGCCGTCCTTGGCGAGGCCCTCGATGGTGAGCACCTGCGCGCCCTCGCACTGCACCGCGAGCAGCGTGCACGACTTCACGGCCACGCCGTTGACGTGCACCGTGCACGCCCCGCACTGGCTCGTGTCGCAGCCGACGTGCGTGCCGGTCAGACCCGCCTGCTCCCGGATGTAGTGCACGAGCAGGAGCCGGGGCTCCACGTCGTGGGACTGGGGGGCGCCGTTGATCGTCATCGACACGGTCTTTTTCACTGCGCTACCTCCTGGGTGAAGGGTCCGAGGCCGGGAAAACGCCCACAACCGTATGCCGGGGCGAGGACGGTGTCAAGGGGTGCCGCCGAGGAGGCGGCGACCTTCGATGCGGGCCTGCTCCAGGACTTCGCGGACCGCCACGCCTCGGTCGCGCGCGATGCGTCGGACCTCCTCGAACTCGGGTGTCACCGTGACCACGCGACCCTCCAGACGGGAGACCTTGAAGTCCACCGGCCCGTACATCGTGTCGAGACGCACCATCTCCCGGTCGAGCCGGGCGCGCTGGTAGGCGGTCCACCGCACCCCGATGGTCGAGGACTCCTCGAAGAGCACCCGGGACAGCTCGGTCACCCGACCGGGCTCGCACAGCGCGGTGAGCACGATGCCGGGACGGCTCCGCTTCATGATGACCGGCGTGAGCCAGGCGTCGAGGGCGCCCGCGGCGAGCAGGCGCTCGAGGAGGGGTTCGTAGAGCTGTGGCGACATGTCGTCGATGGTGGTCTCGACCTGGACGATGGTCTCGGCCGGCGCGGTCACCGCCGCCTCGCCCACGAAGAGGCGCAGCACGTTCGGAGTGTCGAGCTCCATCGTGCCGGCGCCGTAGCCGACCGCGGTGACCCGCATGGCCGGCATCGCCCCCGCCCCCGCGGCCAGCGTCGTCAGGATGGCCGCGCCGGTCGGGGTCACCAGCTCGCGCCGGATGCCGGTGTCGAGCGTGGGAAAGCCCTTCAGCATCTCCGCGGTTGCGGGACCCGGCACCGGCATCTTGCCGTGGGGACCCTCGATGAAGCCGCCGCCCACCGGCAACGCGCTGAAGTGGACCGCGTCGATGCCGAGCAGGTAGAGCCCGATGCACGAGCCGGTGACGTCCACGATGGCGTCGACGGCGCCCACGTCGTGGAATTGCACGCGCTCGGGCGTCGTCCCGTGTACGCGGGCCTCCGCCGCGGCGAGCCGGCGGAAGACGCGCGAGGCCATGTCGCGTACCGCGGGTGCCAGGCGGCTACCGTCGAGGATGCCGAGGATCTCCTCGAGCCCCCGGTGCCCGGAAGCCCGATGCCCGGTGGAGTGCGCGGGCCGCGCGCCCTGGGCGGCCCGGCCCATGTAGCCCGGGTCCTGCTCGTAGCCGTCCAGGTGCACGTCGACCTTCGTGGCCCGGAAGCCGGCCTTCATGACCTCGCGGCGCTCCAGCCGGTAGCCGGCCACGCTGAGGCCGGCCAGCTCGCGCTCGAGTGTGTCGAAGGAGGCGCCGGCGTCGACGAGCGCGCCGAGGATCATGTCGCCCGAGGCGCCGCTCGGGCAATCGAAGTAGGCGATCTTCATCTGCGGGGGCCCCGACATGGCCCCCGCACTCCCCCCATCGGCGGGCAGCCGGGTGCGTCAGTCACCGCCACTCCCCCCATCGGCGGGCAGCCGGGTGCGTCGGTCACCGCCACTCCCCCCATCGGCGGGCAGCCGGGTGGGTCACCGCAACTTGGAGGCGAGCTTGTTGATCTGATTGGCCTGGGCGGCGGCGCCGTAGCCGTTGTCGATGTTGACCACCGACACGCCGGGCGCGCA
This genomic interval from Candidatus Methylomirabilota bacterium contains the following:
- a CDS encoding molybdopterin cofactor-binding domain-containing protein — its product is MATARLLGASIKRREDPRFITGKGNYTDDLKLAGMTHAVFVRSPHANAKIRKIDTTKAAKMPGVVAIFTGKDLAGVNSLPCGWLLPELKIPPHMPLAIDAARYVGDPVAIVIAESQSAASDGAEAVEVDWEVLPSVTSTEKAAAKGSPQIHEVAPGNVAFTWQIGDAAATDAAFKSAAVTVKKRIVNQRLVANPMEPRACVARYDEATGDWTLWVTSQNPHVHRLLMTAFVLGIPEHKVRVIAPDVGGGFGSKIFLYNEETVCTWATKQVKRPIRWTSSRREAFQTDAHGRDHVTDAEVALAKDGKFLGLRVKTTANLGSYLSTFAPAVPTYLYATLLNGVYEWPAIHAEVTGVFTNTTPVDAYRGAGRPEACYLLERMVDAAAAALKMDPAEIRRKNFIPKFDNGYQTKVALQYDSGNYGAAFDKLLGMLDYKKFRAEQADARGKGRLLGIGFSTYIEACSIAPSKVVGSLGAQAGLWESGKVQVHPTGKVSVFTGSHSHGQGHETTMAQIVADQLGIPMDDVEIVHGDTGRVPFGMGTYGSRSASVGGTAIVMSLNKIKEKGKKIAAHLLEANPKDMDYVGGQFVVKGAPQKAIPFGQVALTAYVPHNYPEGVEPGLEETSFYDPANFCFPFGAHACVVEVDPDTGHVKILRYLAVDDVGNVINPMIVDGMVHGGIAQGVAQALWEEAVYDADSGQLVSGSMMDYALPKADMLPFYETDRTETPTPVNPLGVKGAGETGTIASTPAVVNAVVDALSALGVDHIDAMPLTPERVWKTAQAAKSRK
- a CDS encoding MoxR family ATPase, which gives rise to MRAEIEKIEQMMEAADYVTDPAIATSVHLAMTLKKPLLIEGHAGVGKTEVAKVMARMLHTNLIRLQCYEGLDAAQALYEWNYPKQLLHIKLEESTTHTLSQKEATIFSEPFLIRRPLLQAISQDGKPPVLLIDEVDRADEEFEAFLLEVLSEFQVTIPEIGTVKATHPPYVILTSNRVRELSDALRRRCLYLWIDFPGFDKEVRIVMRKVPGVNEALARQISRFMESLRTVRLAKVPGVAETLDWAQALSSLHADHLDEELVLETLGCVLKDADDVKRFKRELTASGLKRFVSPVDSKAG
- a CDS encoding xanthine dehydrogenase family protein subunit M is translated as MYPAQFEYYTPGTVKEALDLLGRHKDDAKLLAGGHSLLPAMKLRLAQPKHLVDLRKIPGLSGIKEEGGALVIGAMTTHYQVESSPVVKSRCPVLAAVAAQIGDPMVRNMGTIGGSLAHADPAADYPAAIIALGAEMVAEGPKGKRTIKADDFFKGLLTTALAADEILTEVRVPAMAPKTGAAYMKFPHPASRFAVVGVAAVLSVDGGKIGKASVGVTGAGTKAVRAKGVEAAITGKGTDAASIQAAAEKAAEGVDVQADLQGSVEYKSHLLRVFAKRAMEAAAAAVK
- a CDS encoding (2Fe-2S)-binding protein, whose protein sequence is MTINGAPQSHDVEPRLLLVHYIREQAGLTGTHVGCDTSQCGACTVHVNGVAVKSCTLLAVQCEGAQVLTIEGLAKDGKLHPIQNGFWEKHGLQCGFCTPGMIMSAHQMLQRNPRPTEAQIRHDLEGNLCRCTGYHNIVKAIQYAAEQMAGK
- a CDS encoding nucleotidyltransferase family protein produces the protein MIAAVILAAGLSRRMGQAKLLMLLDGRAIVRHAVEAVLSGGVDSVWVVSGPAVEAIESALGGLEVQIVVNPAPEEGQAGSVRVGIGALPASADWALIALGDQPMLPPSIVPALLAARRTSDKPIVAPRYRDGQGNPVLFKRGIFPELLRLGGDQGARPIIQRDPTRIEWVDFDLAMPPDVDTPGDYEKIRATRRAGPPAG
- the larC gene encoding nickel pincer cofactor biosynthesis protein LarC — protein: MSGPPQMKIAYFDCPSGASGDMILGALVDAGASFDTLERELAGLSVAGYRLERREVMKAGFRATKVDVHLDGYEQDPGYMGRAAQGARPAHSTGHRASGHRGLEEILGILDGSRLAPAVRDMASRVFRRLAAAEARVHGTTPERVQFHDVGAVDAIVDVTGSCIGLYLLGIDAVHFSALPVGGGFIEGPHGKMPVPGPATAEMLKGFPTLDTGIRRELVTPTGAAILTTLAAGAGAMPAMRVTAVGYGAGTMELDTPNVLRLFVGEAAVTAPAETIVQVETTIDDMSPQLYEPLLERLLAAGALDAWLTPVIMKRSRPGIVLTALCEPGRVTELSRVLFEESSTIGVRWTAYQRARLDREMVRLDTMYGPVDFKVSRLEGRVVTVTPEFEEVRRIARDRGVAVREVLEQARIEGRRLLGGTP